The genomic window ACCTCGCCCATGTTCAGGGCGTGGTGCCGGATGCGGTAGGCGGCGGCGCGGATACGGTCCACGCGCTCGGGTTCTGGGTTTGCTGCAGCCGTAGCCGCTTCGACTGATGAGAGAGTCATTGGGTTTCCTTCCGGAGCCGGGCGCGTACCGATGGGGAGAACGCGCCCGACGTCGATTGGTGCTTTAGGCGTTTACCGTCTGGGGAGTTTTGCTGGCGGCTTCTTCGGCGAGTGCACGCTCGCGCTTGCCCCAGGTTTCCCTGGTGATCAGCGCTGCCCACAGGCCGATTGCTGCGTAGACGCTGAAGAGCAGTGCCGGGCCCATCCAGCCCATGCTGACGAACAGCAGCGTGGTGATGAAAGGCGTGAAGCCGGAGACCATGGCGGAGATCTGGTAGGACAGCGAGGCGCCGGAGGAGCGGGTCTTGGCCTGGAACAGTTCGGGGAACCAGGCACCCTGCGCGCCGGCAAGGGAGTTCTGGCACACGGCGTAGGCGATCACGATCGTGGCGATGATCAGGAAGAACAGGCCGGTGTTGACCAGCATGAACATCGGGATACCGAACAATACTGCGAAGGCCGTGGACCAGATGTAGACGGGCCGGCGACCAACGCGGTCCGTGAGCTTGCCCCAGAAGTAGGTGGCGAAGATTCCGATGCCGGCCGCGATGCAGAGGGCCACAAGCGTCTCGGTCTTGTCCGCCAGCTTGTTGGTGTGGAGGTAGGAGATCATGTAGGTCACGGAGACCGCGTAGCCGGCCGTTTCAGCAATGCGCAGTCCGATGCCGCGGACGATGTTGCGCCAGTCGGTCTTGATGACCTCCACAATGGGGGACTTCACGATGTCGCCCTTGCTCTTGACGTCCTCGAATACCGGGGACTCCGGAACCTTGGAACGGATGATCAGTCCAACAGCCACCAGGATGATGCTGGCGAGGAACGGGACACGCCATGCCCACTCGCTGCCGAGTCCAACGCTGCTGAGGAAGACCAGGTTTGCGAGCAGCAGGCCAACCGGGAAGCCGGCCTGCACGATTCCCGTGAACTGGCCCTTCTTCCGCCATGGTGCGTGCTCGTAGCTCATGAGGATGGCACCGCCCCATTCGGCTCCGAAGGCCAGGCCCTGAATGACGCGGACCAGTACCAGCAGTGCGGGGGCCAGGAGGCCCACTTGCTGGTAGGTAGGCAACAGGCCGATCGCGAAGGTGGCCAGGCCCATGAGAATAAGTGAGGCCACCAGGACCGGCTTGCGGCCGAGCTTATCGCCGAGGTGCCCACCGATGATGCCGCCAAGGGGACGGGCAGCGAAGCCGACGCCGAGGGTCGCGAAGGAGGCCAGTGTGCCTGTCACCGGGTCGGCGCCCGGGAAGAATGCCGTACCGAAGTACAGTGCAGCGGCGGTGCCGAAACCGATGAAGTCGTAGGTTTCGATGACTGCGCCAACGCCGGAACCGACGGCGACGCGCTTTGCTTCCTTGGTTCCATGAACCGGACCACGCATGGTCAGAGCTTCATTGCTCATGTGTGTCTTTCCCTTTCAAGAGTGTGGTGCTTCTTCGGCAACCCCACTGTCGACAGTCAACATAATACGACAACTGTGACCGACGACACCAGCAATGTCAACAGTCAACTTAGAAGGTTGACTGTTGACAGTTAACGGAAGTAACGTGGTGTCCATCACTAAGGTCCCTCTCTGGCGAGGGCCCAAATTTGAGGATCAACGACGATGTTTCATCAACGACTTGGCTGTTCGTCCATCAGCTTCCGCCACCAGGATCTGGCAAGTGCCCTGCACACGATGCGCAGCCTCGGCTTCGAAGAAATCGACCTCGGCGCACTTCCGGGCGTCTGCGACCATGTGCCGTATGTACTGGACGCTGCGGCAGTCGAGGCCGTTGCCGCCGTCGTCAATAGCTCAGGACTGCGCGTCCGTTCGGTGAACGGCGATATCGGGGACCTCAATGAAACGCTCGACGCCGGTGCCCGGGAAGCGCGCGAACGGCACCTTGGGATGCTGCTCGCCCTGGCCGCCAAGACCGGGGCGAAAGCGCTGGTACTGCCCTGCGGGGCAATCGACCACGATCCCGTGCGCAGCCTGGAAGAAGACATCGACCTCGTGGCGGAGCAGCTGATCCATGCCTCTTCCCGTTCAGCAGAGTTCGGCGTCGAGCTCTGGACCGAATCCCTGCACTACTACCGGCTGTGTTGGAACACGGAACGGGCACAGCTGCTGGCCGACCGCCTGGCCGGTTCCGGCGTCGGAATCGTCATGGACTTCAGCCACATCGTTGCTTCCGGTGGCGACCCCGTGGACTTCGTGGACCGCTTCGCCCCACTGGTGAAGCACGTCCATCTCCGGGACGCAGTTCCGGCCACGGAAACCGAACCCGGCAACATCAACCTCAGCATCGGCAACGGCAACGCAGACTTCGCTGCAGGCCTGGCAGCACTGGGGAACGTCGGCTACACAGGCCACTTCTCCCTGGAACTCGAAACCCGGGACGTCACCCACGACGAACGCCCGGCGGCCGCCGCCAAGGCAGCCAGCTTCATCACAGACCTCATCTAAACCCGCCACCTCATATTCAAGGAGCACCATGACCACCATCCAGCGCACCGCCGTCCTCACCGGAGCTACCTCCGATCGCGGCATTGGCCTCACCACCGCCCGCCGCTACGCCAACCAGGGCTGGGGCATCGTCATCCTGGACCTGGACGGCGAGAAGTCTGCCAAGGTTGCCGCCGAGATTGCCAACGAGTTCAACGTTCCGGCGTTCGGCTACGAGATCGACGTTGCCAACGAAGCCTCCGTCATTGCAGCCCAAGCCGCCGTCGCCGCCGAAGTTGCCGCAGACAACCTCCCTCCCGTCGGAGCACTGGCCAACATCGCCGGCATCACCTCCCCCGTCCCATTCCTGGAAACCACCCTCGAACTGTGGCACAAGGTCATGGACGTCAACGCCACCGGAACCTACCTCGTCACCAAGGCCTTCCTGCCGGACATGATCGCCAACGGTTGGGGCCGCATTGTGAACATGTCCTCGGTCTCGGCCCAACGCGGCGGCGGCGTCTTCGGCAAGGTGCCCTACTCCGCTGCGAAGGCCGCCATCCTGGGCTTCACCAAGGCACTGGCCCGCGAAATCGGCGAGACCGGTGTGACCGTAAACGCCATCACCCCCGGGGCCGTGGACACCAACATCCGCGTGGGCAGCACCGAGGAGCAGGAAGCCGCCATCAACGCCGGCATCCCGCTGGGCCGCAACGCCACCACCGAGGAAGTAGCAGCAGTCATCACTTTCCTCTCCTCCGAAGACTCGGCTTACCTGACCGGCACCACCATCGACATCAACGGCGGCAGCCACATCCACTGACTCTCGTCGCCCGCACCAGCACCAGGAGCCCCAATGACCAGAATCTTCAACGATCCAGCTGATTTTGCGGACGAGGCCTTGGCCGGCTTCTGCGATGCCCACTCGGACCTTGTCCGGCACGTTCCGGGCGGCGCGGTACGCCGGCACCGCCCGTCAGCGCCCAAGGTCGCCGTTATCACCGGCGGCGGATCCGGACACTACCCGGCCTTCGCCGGCATCATCGGCCCGGGCTTCGCTGACGGCGCCGTGGTGGGCAACATCTTCACCTCCCCGTCAGCCCAGCAGGCCTACTCAGTGGCCCAAGCGGCCAACTCCGGAGCCGGTGTGGTGTTCACCTACGGGAACTATGCCGGTGACGTGATGAATTTCGGCATGGCGGGCGAACGCCTGAACGCCGAGGGGATCCCGACGGAAAACGTTCTGGTGACTGATGACATCGCCAGCGCATCCCCCGCAGAGTCAGAGAAGCGTCGCGGTATTGCCGGTGACTTCGTAGTCTTCAAAGTCATGGGTGCAGCGGCCGAAGCCGGGCTTGACCTTGAGTCTGTGGTTCGTTTGGGTCGAAAGGCCAACAGCCTCACCAGGACCATCGGCACAGCCTTCAGCGGCTGCACCTTCCCCGGTGCCGACCAGCCCTTGTTCCGCCTTCCCGAGGGGCAGATGGGCCTGGGACTTGGCATCCACGGCGAGCCTGGACTGTTCGATACCGAGCTGCCATCCGCCGTCGAGCTCGGCCGGGAACTGGTGCGGCGCGTGCTGGCTGAAGCGCCCCCGGACGGTTCACGCCGCCTGGCTGTGATCCTCAATGGCCTGGGTTCCACCAAGCACGAGGAACTTTTTGTCCTCTGGCGAACCGTGGCTCCGCTGCTTCGCGAAGCCGGCTACACCCTGGTGATGCCGGAGGTTGGCGAGCTGGTGACCAGCCTGGACATGGCTGGCGCCTCGCTGACACTGACGTGGTTGGATGAGGAACTCGAGCAGTACTGGACCGCTCCGGCGCTGACTCCGGCCTACCGCAGGGGTGCCCTGGGGTTCGAGGTTCCTTCCGCAGTTGCTGCAGACGCCGAACTGGATGCTGCGACCACCGCCGACTACTCCTCAACAGAGGAGTCGCGCTCATACGCCGCGCACTGCTTGCATGCCTTGGACACTACTGCAGCCCTGTTGCGCATCTCCGAAGCGATGCTGGGCGACATGGACGCAATAGCAGGCGACGGCGACCACGGCCGCGGGATGGTCCGTGGCTCGGCCGCAGCCCTGGACGCAGCAGCAGTTGCTTCTGAGCGCGGCGCCGGAGCCGGCTCGCTGCTGGCCGCTGCCGGAGACGCGTGGGCCGACAAAGCCGGAGGAACGTCAGGCGTGCTGTGGGGCGCGGGATTGCGCGCCTTTGGTGAGCGGTTGGGAGATGCGGAAATCCCGACGCCGGATGTCCTCGCCTAGGCTGTCCGGGCCTTCGCCGACCGCATCGCAAGCCTCGGAAAGGCGGAGCTTGGCGACAAGACCATGATGGACGCTTTGCTGCCCTTTGCCTCCTCCCTTGAAGAGCGAATCAGCGCCGGCACCCACCTGGAGCAAGCCTGGTCCGCCGCTGCGGCCGACGCCACCCGGGCCGCTGCGTCCACTGCGGAACTTCGCCCCTTGAAGGGCCGTGCCCGGCCGCTGGCGGAGAAGAGCCTCGGTACCCCGGATCCCGGGGCGACATCGCTCGCCATGGTGTTTGCCGCCGTCGGTCCTCACTTCACTGCCGTTCCCGTTGCAGCCCCCGTTGCAGCAACCACCTAGGAGAACTTATGCGCATCGTTGTGGGCGCCGACGAAGCCGGCGTTGACTACAAAGACAGGATCCTGGCCGACCTTGAGGCTGACTCCCGGATCACTGAAGTGATCGATATCGGAGTAAACCGGGCCGATGAGGACTTCACCAGGCCGTACCCCTACGTTGGCATCGCGGCCGGTGAAATGATCCGCGACGGCAAGGCCGACCGGGCCATCCTGTTCTGCGGCACGGGAATCGGGGTTGCAATTGCTGCCAACAAGGTTCCCGGTATCAGGGCCACAGCCGCTCACGATTCGTTCTCCGTTGAACGCTCCATCTTGTCCAATGACTGCCAGGTCCTCACCATGGGCCAGCGGGTTGTGGGCGTGGAGTTGGCCCGCCGGTTGGCCAGGGAGTGGATCGGCTACGTCTTCGACCCTTCGTCCGGGTCAGCTGCGAAAGTGAAGGTCCTCAGCGACTTCGAGGGCTGCTGAAAACCTCCTGAGCATGGAAAAAAGCCGCGCAGGCGGTAAGAAATCCTCCTGCGCGGCCCTCGAGGCGTAAGACCTACTTGATCAGCGCGGCTGCCTGATCCATAAGGGCACCGGCCGCTTCCGGCCCGC from Arthrobacter sp. StoSoilB20 includes these protein-coding regions:
- a CDS encoding sugar phosphate isomerase/epimerase, giving the protein MFHQRLGCSSISFRHQDLASALHTMRSLGFEEIDLGALPGVCDHVPYVLDAAAVEAVAAVVNSSGLRVRSVNGDIGDLNETLDAGAREARERHLGMLLALAAKTGAKALVLPCGAIDHDPVRSLEEDIDLVAEQLIHASSRSAEFGVELWTESLHYYRLCWNTERAQLLADRLAGSGVGIVMDFSHIVASGGDPVDFVDRFAPLVKHVHLRDAVPATETEPGNINLSIGNGNADFAAGLAALGNVGYTGHFSLELETRDVTHDERPAAAAKAASFITDLI
- a CDS encoding ribose-5-phosphate isomerase gives rise to the protein MRIVVGADEAGVDYKDRILADLEADSRITEVIDIGVNRADEDFTRPYPYVGIAAGEMIRDGKADRAILFCGTGIGVAIAANKVPGIRATAAHDSFSVERSILSNDCQVLTMGQRVVGVELARRLAREWIGYVFDPSSGSAAKVKVLSDFEGC
- a CDS encoding SDR family NAD(P)-dependent oxidoreductase, whose protein sequence is MTTIQRTAVLTGATSDRGIGLTTARRYANQGWGIVILDLDGEKSAKVAAEIANEFNVPAFGYEIDVANEASVIAAQAAVAAEVAADNLPPVGALANIAGITSPVPFLETTLELWHKVMDVNATGTYLVTKAFLPDMIANGWGRIVNMSSVSAQRGGGVFGKVPYSAAKAAILGFTKALAREIGETGVTVNAITPGAVDTNIRVGSTEEQEAAINAGIPLGRNATTEEVAAVITFLSSEDSAYLTGTTIDINGGSHIH
- a CDS encoding MFS transporter, giving the protein MSNEALTMRGPVHGTKEAKRVAVGSGVGAVIETYDFIGFGTAAALYFGTAFFPGADPVTGTLASFATLGVGFAARPLGGIIGGHLGDKLGRKPVLVASLILMGLATFAIGLLPTYQQVGLLAPALLVLVRVIQGLAFGAEWGGAILMSYEHAPWRKKGQFTGIVQAGFPVGLLLANLVFLSSVGLGSEWAWRVPFLASIILVAVGLIIRSKVPESPVFEDVKSKGDIVKSPIVEVIKTDWRNIVRGIGLRIAETAGYAVSVTYMISYLHTNKLADKTETLVALCIAAGIGIFATYFWGKLTDRVGRRPVYIWSTAFAVLFGIPMFMLVNTGLFFLIIATIVIAYAVCQNSLAGAQGAWFPELFQAKTRSSGASLSYQISAMVSGFTPFITTLLFVSMGWMGPALLFSVYAAIGLWAALITRETWGKRERALAEEAASKTPQTVNA